Below is a window of Flavobacterium sp. N2820 DNA.
GATGCGATTATTACCGATAATACAAAAGTAATCAACACTTTAAATTCATTGTGTATTGAAATGGACAACCGTTACTCTTTATTAAAAGATGCAATGGTTAGAAACATTAAAGAATACAATGAAAAATTTAGACACCGTAAATTAAATCCAGAAAACGGACATCGTTTTTTACCCTATATCGTTTTGGTGGTTGATGAGTTTGCTGATTTAATTATGACTGCAGGAAAAGAAGTAGAAACACCAATTGCACGTTTAGCGCAGTTAGCTCGTGCTATCGGAATCCACTTGATTATTGCTACGCAACGTCCTTCGGTAAATGTTATTACAGGTATGATTAAAGCCAATTTCCCAGCTCGTATCGCTTTTAGAGTAACTTCAAAAATAGATTCAAGAACCATTTTGGATTCAGGCGGAGCAGATCAGTTAATTGGACGAGGTGATTTATTGTATACACAAGGCAACGAAATTGTACGTGTGCAATGTGCTTTTGTAGATACACCAGAAGTAGATAAGATTTGTGATTTCATTGGTTCACAAAAAGCATATCCTGAAGCTTACTTACTTCCAGAGTATGTTGGCGAGGAAAGTGGCATAAAACTTGATATAGACATATCCGAAAGAGATTCTTTATTTAGAGATGCTGCCGAAGTAATAGTCACTGCACAACAAGGAAGCGCATCTTTAATCCAAAGAAAACTTAAATTAGGTTACAACAGAGCAGGAAGATTGATTGATCAATTAGAAGCTGCTGGAATTGTAGGCCCTTTTGAAGGAAGTAAAGCCCGTTCAGTTTTAATTCCTGATTTAGTTGCCCTAGAACATTTTTTAAATAATGAACAAAATTAACAACAAAATGAAACGTATTTTAAGTGTCGTATTCGTACTTTTTATAGGATTATCAATGCAAGCACAAGATGCAAAAAAAGCAAAAGAGCTTTTGGATCAAGTGTCGGCAAAGGTAAAATCGTATAACAATATTGTAATCGACTTTAAATATTCTTTAAGCAATCCGAAAGAAAAAATCAACCAAGAAAGTAATGGCAATGTTGCTCTTCAAGGCAATTTATACCATCTAAATTTCATGGGTGTTACCAAAATATTTGACGGCAAAAAAGTCTACACAATTGTGCCAGAAGATGAAGAAATCACTGTTGAAAATTTTGACCCTAAAGATGACAAAGCAATCACCCCTAATAAAATGTTAACCTTTTTTAATACGGGGTATAAATATGCTTGGGATGAACTTCAAAACGTTAAAGGAAGAAAAATTCAATATGTAAAATTAATCCCGAATAGCACAAAAGATACACGCAAAGAAATCCTTGTGGGAATTGATACGCAAACCAAACACATTTACAATGTAATAGAAGTTGGAAAAAACGGATCTAAAACAACTTTAACTGTTAATTCTTTTAAAACAAATCAGCCATTATCGAAAAATCATTTTACCTTTACCAAATCAAAATATCCTAATTATTACATCAATAAATTAGACTAAAAAAGTTCGGGTGAAAATTTTAGATAAATACATTATTAAATCCTACATGATTACATTTACTACGGTATTTGTAATCTTGTTTTTTATATTCGTTTTACAAGGAATTTGGTTATTCATTGCCGAATTAGCCGGAAAAGATTTAGACTTATTTACCATTGTAAAATTCTTATCCTTCTATGCTCCTACTATTGTTCCGATGGTTTTACCGCTATCCGTACTTTTAGCCGCCATCATGACATTTGGTA
It encodes the following:
- a CDS encoding outer membrane lipoprotein carrier protein LolA, whose translation is MKRILSVVFVLFIGLSMQAQDAKKAKELLDQVSAKVKSYNNIVIDFKYSLSNPKEKINQESNGNVALQGNLYHLNFMGVTKIFDGKKVYTIVPEDEEITVENFDPKDDKAITPNKMLTFFNTGYKYAWDELQNVKGRKIQYVKLIPNSTKDTRKEILVGIDTQTKHIYNVIEVGKNGSKTTLTVNSFKTNQPLSKNHFTFTKSKYPNYYINKLD